The Rhizobium viscosum genomic sequence GCCGCCGGCTGCCGCGCAGTCTTTTACCAGATCTCGCCGGCACTGCTCTCGCACTGTGCGGACGCGGGCCTGCGCGCCTTCAAGCTCGGCGAGCTGGCGGTGGCTGATCTGCGTACCTTCGAGATGAAGGGTGGCAAATGGGCAAACTTGCGCCAGACTGCAAGCCGCGCCCAACGCGATGGTCTGGAATTCACCGTCGTCGAACCCGTCGATATCCCCGGAATCATCGCCGATCTCTCGGCCGTTTCCAACGCCTGGCTCGAGCATCACAATGCCAAGGAGAAGGGCTTCTCGCTCGGCGCCTTCGATCCGGACTATGTGACGTCGCAGCCGGTCGGCGTTCTCAAGAAGGACGGCCGGATCGTTGCCTTTGCCAATATCCTCGTCACTACGGCGAAAGAGGAGGGGACGATCGACCTGATGCGCTTCTCGCCTGATGCGCCGAAGGGGGCTATGGACTTCCTGTTCGTGCAGATCATGGAATATCTGCGCGCCCAGGGCTTTACGCATTTCAACCTCGGCATGGCGCCCCTCTCCGGCATGTCGAAACGCGAGGTGGCGCCCGTTTGGGACCGTATCGGCGGTACCGTCTTTGAACACGGCGAGCGCTTCTACAACTTCAAGGGGCTTCGTGCCTTCAAATCCAAGTTTCATCCGCACTGGCAACCGCGCTATCTTGCGGTTTCAGGAGGGGGCAATCCGATGATCGCGTTGATGGATGCGACATTTCTGATCGGGGGCGGATTGAAAGGGGTAGTGAGAAAATGATGAAAAAGTACCTGTTTGCTGCCGCATGCGTCAGCATGCTCGCGGCCGCGCCGTCTTATGCTGCGGATGAAACCACCCAGAGTTTCGAGACTGGCCTTATCCCTTCGCCGCATATCTTCCTGCCGCAAGGCGAGGTGAAGGGCGCCGTCTTTCTGATTTCCGATGCAGCCGGCTGGGGCGACAATGAAAAGACTGAGGCAGACCGTCTGGTTTCGCAGGGGTCCGTCGTCATTGGCGTCGATTTTCCATCCTATATGGAAGCGTTGAACCGCTATGACGTCAGCCTTAACGACGGTTGTATCTACACGGTTTCCGATATTGAATCGCTTAGCCAGCAGGTGCAGCGCGCCGCCGGCAACAGCCCTTATCACCTGCCGATCGTTGCCGGCATCGGCGAGGGCGGCGCGCTGGCGCTTGCCATTGCCGCACAGACGCCCGACGCAACGATCGGCCAGACATTTGTCGTTGACCCGCGTGCCGGCATTCCGTTGAGCAAAGAACTCTGCACACCGGCCAAGAAGAAAGTGGTCGGCGACCGCAGCGTCTATGGACTCACCGATGGCGCCCTGCCGGATCCTGTTATCGCCACCTTCACGCCTGCCGCCGACAAGGACGGCCGTGCTCATGTGGAGGATCTGAAAAAGACGCATGAGGCGATCGAAATCCGCGACTCCACCGACGATGCGCAGACTGTCTTTGCCGATACGCTCGACGATCTGGTGACGGCTTCAGGTGCCTTCGACAATCCGCTCGGCCTGCCACTAGCGGTTCTCGACGCCAAGCCGAACCTTGATACGATGGCCGTTATTTATTCCGGCGACGGCGGTTGGCGTGACATCGACAAGGAAGTGGGTGGCATGCTGCAGAAGGAAGGCATTCCCGTCGTCGGCATCGATTCGCTGCGCTATTTCTGGACGGAGCGGAAGCCGCAGGAAACGGCCGATGATCTCTCGCGCATCATCGAATTCTACCGCAAGCAATGGAAGGTTAAGCACGTCCTGCTGATCGGTTATTCTTTCGGCGCAGATATCGTGCCAGCCACCTATCAGCTTCTGAAACCCGAGGAGAAGACGGCGGTAGCACAGATTTCGCTTCTGTCTCTGTCGCACCAGGTCGATTACGTCATTTCCGTCATGGGCTGGCTCGGTCAGAAGACCGAAGGGGCCGGCGGCGATCCCATCAAGGATCTTAAGGGCGCCAATCCTAAGCTCGTCCAATGCATCTACGGCAAGGATGACGATGACGATGTGGCCTGCCCCGCCGTCAAGGATGTCGGCGGCGAGGTCATCGAACTGCCTGGCGATCATCACTTTGACGAAAATTACGATCTTCTGACCAAGACGATCATCGATGGCCTGAAGGCACGCCTCAAGGGCTAACGCATCAGCATCTGCTCACTCCAGCCGAGGGCGGCAACTTCGCTGCCCCGGAACCTCGCATCGTCGTCCACGATGAATTCATCGAGCTGCGGCGGGGCGACGCTGCTGCCGGCCAGCATGGCATGCACCTGTCCGCGATGGTGCGTCTGATGTTGGAAGAGGTGGCTCAGCACATCCTCCATGCGCTCCCTCTGAACGCGGCCATCACGCTGAAGCTCCACGGTTGAGGCAAGCTGTTCGGGTGTCAGCCCTTCGCAGATTGC encodes the following:
- a CDS encoding virulence factor family protein, with product MMKKYLFAAACVSMLAAAPSYAADETTQSFETGLIPSPHIFLPQGEVKGAVFLISDAAGWGDNEKTEADRLVSQGSVVIGVDFPSYMEALNRYDVSLNDGCIYTVSDIESLSQQVQRAAGNSPYHLPIVAGIGEGGALALAIAAQTPDATIGQTFVVDPRAGIPLSKELCTPAKKKVVGDRSVYGLTDGALPDPVIATFTPAADKDGRAHVEDLKKTHEAIEIRDSTDDAQTVFADTLDDLVTASGAFDNPLGLPLAVLDAKPNLDTMAVIYSGDGGWRDIDKEVGGMLQKEGIPVVGIDSLRYFWTERKPQETADDLSRIIEFYRKQWKVKHVLLIGYSFGADIVPATYQLLKPEEKTAVAQISLLSLSHQVDYVISVMGWLGQKTEGAGGDPIKDLKGANPKLVQCIYGKDDDDDVACPAVKDVGGEVIELPGDHHFDENYDLLTKTIIDGLKARLKG